In Senegalia massiliensis, the following proteins share a genomic window:
- the miaB gene encoding tRNA (N6-isopentenyl adenosine(37)-C2)-methylthiotransferase MiaB — translation MNNTNQKKYLVVTWGCQMNEHDSEKIEGILESLGYISTSDKEEADLIIYNTCLVRENAELKVYGNLGELKRIKRENPNLIIAVCGCMMQKEDVRKVIKEKYSHVDIIFGTHNIHKLPELIEDHDQKMNMLVDVWNDSKEIIEDLPTKRKYDFKAFINIMYGCNNFCTYCIVPYTRGREKSREPKDILKEAKRLSEQGYKEITLLGQNVNSYGKNLEEKVSFAELLYMLNDVEGIERIRFMTSHPKDLSEDLIDEMTNCDKVCNHLHLPFQSGSDRILKKMNRKYTKRQYLTLVDKIRKAIPDIAITTDIIVGFPGETEEDFEDTIEVVKHSKFDSAFTFLYSIREGTPAAKDKDQIPDDIKHTRFNRLLEVLKEISLERNKNLIGKEVKVLVEEISKNDSTKLSGRTDTNKLIHFEGNESLIGSIVNVKVNTAKTWTLEGEIIE, via the coding sequence ATGAATAATACTAATCAAAAAAAGTATCTTGTAGTAACTTGGGGATGTCAGATGAATGAACATGACTCAGAAAAAATAGAAGGAATTTTGGAATCATTAGGATATATTTCAACTTCTGATAAAGAAGAAGCTGATTTAATAATATATAATACGTGTTTAGTAAGAGAAAATGCAGAATTAAAAGTATATGGTAATTTAGGAGAATTAAAAAGAATAAAAAGAGAAAATCCAAATCTAATAATTGCCGTATGTGGATGTATGATGCAGAAAGAAGATGTGAGAAAAGTTATAAAAGAAAAGTACTCTCATGTTGATATAATATTTGGAACACATAATATTCATAAATTACCAGAGTTAATAGAGGATCATGATCAAAAAATGAATATGTTAGTAGATGTTTGGAATGATAGTAAAGAAATAATAGAAGATTTACCTACTAAAAGAAAATATGATTTTAAAGCTTTTATTAATATTATGTATGGTTGTAATAATTTTTGTACTTATTGTATAGTTCCTTATACTAGAGGGCGAGAAAAAAGTAGAGAACCAAAAGATATATTAAAAGAAGCTAAAAGATTAAGTGAACAAGGATATAAGGAGATAACCTTATTAGGCCAAAATGTTAACTCATATGGTAAAAATTTAGAAGAAAAAGTAAGCTTTGCAGAACTACTATATATGCTTAATGATGTTGAGGGGATAGAAAGAATAAGGTTTATGACTTCTCATCCTAAGGATTTATCTGAAGATCTTATTGATGAGATGACAAATTGTGATAAGGTTTGTAATCATCTTCACTTACCATTTCAATCAGGTAGTGATAGGATATTAAAAAAGATGAATAGAAAATATACAAAAAGACAATATTTAACTTTAGTAGATAAAATAAGAAAAGCTATTCCTGATATAGCAATTACCACAGATATTATTGTTGGTTTTCCAGGAGAAACAGAAGAAGATTTTGAAGATACAATAGAAGTAGTTAAACATTCAAAGTTTGATTCAGCTTTTACATTTTTATATTCAATTAGAGAAGGTACTCCTGCAGCTAAAGATAAAGACCAAATACCTGATGATATAAAACATACAAGATTTAATAGATTATTAGAAGTTTTAAAAGAAATAAGCTTAGAAAGAAATAAAAACTTAATAGGAAAAGAAGTTAAAGTACTCGTAGAAGAAATTAGTAAAAATGATTCTACCAAATTATCTGGTAGAACTGATACTAATAAATTAATTCACTTTGAAGGTAATGAAAGCTTAATCGGAAGTATAGTAAATGTAAAGGTTAATACTGCAAAAACTTGGACACTAGAAGGTGAAATTATTGAGTAA